A single window of Acidobacteriota bacterium DNA harbors:
- a CDS encoding ABC transporter ATP-binding protein — translation MMSFLAVTDLHKSYTVGQERLHVLRGLNLNVEAGEMVAIIGVSGVGKSTLLHALGGLDHWEQGCVCIGETVLSDLSDQARVTFRNQHVGFVFQFHHLLPEFDALENTEMPLRIGRTEPGVARARARDLLGKVGLADRLRHRPGTLSGGEQQRVAIARALVTRPALLLADEPTGDLDELTADALHVLLRDMHREYGLTSVLATHNPRLAACCDRVWRLADGRLSPA, via the coding sequence ATCATGTCCTTTCTTGCCGTCACCGATCTCCACAAGAGCTACACCGTGGGACAGGAACGTCTCCATGTCCTGCGTGGTCTCAATCTGAATGTCGAGGCCGGAGAGATGGTGGCCATCATCGGGGTATCGGGCGTGGGCAAGAGCACGTTGCTCCACGCGCTGGGGGGCCTGGACCACTGGGAGCAGGGATGCGTGTGCATCGGTGAGACCGTGCTGAGCGACCTGTCCGACCAGGCGCGGGTCACGTTCCGCAATCAGCACGTGGGATTCGTCTTCCAGTTTCATCATCTGCTCCCGGAGTTCGATGCGCTCGAAAACACCGAGATGCCGCTGCGGATCGGGCGCACCGAGCCAGGCGTCGCGCGGGCGCGGGCTCGAGACCTGCTAGGCAAGGTGGGTCTGGCCGATCGGCTCCGGCATCGGCCTGGCACGCTGTCGGGCGGCGAGCAGCAACGCGTCGCGATTGCCCGAGCGCTGGTGACGCGTCCGGCGCTGCTCCTGGCCGACGAGCCCACCGGCGACCTCGACGAACTCACGGCCGACGCGTTGCATGTGCTGCTGCGCGACATGCACCGCGAGTACGGCCTGACCTCCGTGCTGGCGACGCACAATCCCCGGCTGGCGGCGTGCTGTGATCGTGTCTGGCGCCTCGCCGACGGCCGCCTGTCTCCCGCATAA
- a CDS encoding ATP-dependent Clp protease ATP-binding subunit: MFERYTERARRVLFFARYEASQLGSVSIETEHLLLGLIREGKGLTSRLFSRAHVSLDTIRKEIEGRTVFREKVSTSVEIPFSAETKRTLQFAAEEADRLLHNYIGTEHLVLGILREERSLAASILVDKGMRLGVVRDDIVALLNEKPTVPRPKETPLLAEFSRDLTEAASKNLLDPLVGRDEEIERVQQVLCRRTKNNAVLIGEPGVGKTAIVEGLAQKIVAHEVPSYLADKRILALDISLVVAGTKYRGQFEERLKAIMKELTESSNIIVFIDELHTLVGAGSAEGSLDAANILKPALSRGEIRCIGATTPAEYRKYIEKDRSLERRFQAIKVDPPDEQQTIEILVGVKDRYETFHNVEYTREAIEAAVYQSSRYITDRFLPDKAIDLVDESGARAKLRDAASGEHGAAAPRTVRMAVDQANMAAVAVQEYDHAQSFRDGGGNGPERADARPAGRRIIVGKQDIDEVVSKWTGIPLASINQDESDKLLRMEDELHTRVISQEKAISALSRAIRRSRAGLKNPNRPVGSFIFLGPTGVGKTELARALAAFLFGSDAALVRFDMSEYMEKHSVSKLIGSPPGYVGHDEGGQLTERIKRNPYSVVLFDEVEKAHPDLFNILLQVFEDGNLTDGLGNRINFKNTIIIMTSNIGARFIQKKGSMGFQLPDQQEVNKNVSDMVLSEVRRTFNPEFINRIDEIIVFDALSDDDLRKILMLLVDQLNAHLLDRRLRIRLQPEVADWIIDVTCKDRSYGARPLRRAIQRYIEDPLSEELIRGHLRGGEIEVFLDGDTLRYRPAGTADTGRPLA; encoded by the coding sequence ATGTTCGAACGATACACAGAGAGAGCCCGGCGGGTGCTGTTTTTCGCCCGCTACGAGGCGAGCCAGCTTGGCAGTGTCTCCATTGAGACCGAACACCTGCTGCTAGGGCTGATCCGCGAGGGCAAAGGTCTCACCAGCCGCCTCTTCTCCCGTGCCCACGTGTCGCTCGACACCATCCGGAAGGAGATTGAGGGCCGGACCGTGTTTCGCGAGAAGGTGTCGACCTCGGTCGAGATCCCGTTCAGCGCCGAAACGAAGCGGACCCTGCAGTTCGCGGCCGAGGAAGCCGATCGCCTTCTGCACAACTACATTGGCACTGAACACCTCGTGCTGGGGATCCTGCGCGAAGAGCGCTCGCTGGCCGCCTCCATCCTCGTTGACAAGGGCATGCGCCTGGGCGTCGTGCGCGACGACATCGTGGCGCTGCTCAATGAGAAACCAACGGTGCCGAGGCCCAAGGAGACACCGCTGCTGGCCGAGTTCAGCCGCGATCTGACAGAGGCCGCGTCGAAGAACCTGCTCGATCCGCTCGTCGGGCGCGACGAAGAGATCGAACGTGTTCAACAGGTGCTCTGCCGGCGCACCAAGAACAACGCCGTCCTGATCGGCGAGCCGGGGGTCGGCAAGACGGCGATCGTCGAAGGCCTGGCCCAGAAGATCGTGGCCCACGAGGTGCCGAGCTATCTGGCCGACAAGCGCATCCTGGCGCTGGACATTTCGCTGGTCGTTGCCGGCACGAAGTACCGGGGTCAGTTCGAAGAGCGCCTCAAGGCGATTATGAAGGAGCTCACCGAGAGCTCGAACATCATCGTCTTCATCGACGAGCTGCACACGCTGGTCGGAGCCGGTTCGGCCGAAGGGTCGCTCGATGCGGCCAACATCCTCAAGCCAGCCTTGTCGCGCGGCGAAATCCGGTGCATTGGCGCCACCACGCCGGCCGAGTACCGGAAGTACATCGAGAAGGACCGATCGCTCGAGCGGCGGTTCCAGGCGATCAAGGTGGACCCGCCGGACGAACAGCAGACCATCGAAATCCTGGTCGGCGTCAAGGACCGGTACGAGACGTTTCACAACGTGGAATACACGCGAGAAGCCATCGAGGCCGCGGTCTATCAGTCGAGCCGTTACATCACCGATCGGTTCCTGCCCGACAAGGCCATCGACCTGGTTGACGAGTCCGGCGCGCGGGCGAAGCTGCGCGATGCCGCGTCGGGCGAGCACGGCGCGGCGGCTCCCCGAACGGTGCGGATGGCGGTGGATCAAGCCAACATGGCGGCCGTGGCCGTGCAGGAGTACGACCACGCCCAGTCGTTCCGCGACGGCGGCGGGAATGGACCCGAGCGGGCAGACGCCCGGCCTGCCGGGCGGCGCATCATCGTCGGCAAGCAGGACATCGACGAGGTCGTGTCGAAGTGGACGGGCATCCCGCTCGCCTCGATCAACCAGGATGAGAGCGACAAACTCCTGCGGATGGAAGACGAACTGCACACACGGGTGATCAGCCAGGAGAAGGCCATCTCCGCGTTGTCACGCGCCATCCGTCGTTCGCGGGCCGGCCTGAAGAATCCGAACCGGCCCGTCGGGAGCTTCATCTTCCTCGGGCCGACCGGCGTCGGCAAGACGGAGCTGGCCCGGGCGCTGGCGGCGTTCCTGTTTGGCAGCGATGCCGCGCTGGTCCGATTCGACATGTCGGAGTACATGGAAAAGCACTCGGTGTCGAAGTTGATCGGATCGCCTCCCGGCTACGTCGGGCACGACGAGGGCGGCCAGCTGACTGAGCGGATCAAGCGCAATCCCTATTCGGTCGTCCTGTTCGACGAGGTCGAAAAGGCGCATCCCGACTTGTTCAATATCCTGCTGCAGGTGTTCGAGGACGGCAACCTGACCGACGGGCTCGGCAATCGGATCAACTTCAAGAACACCATCATCATCATGACGTCGAACATCGGTGCCCGCTTCATCCAGAAGAAGGGCTCGATGGGGTTCCAGTTGCCCGATCAGCAGGAGGTGAACAAGAACGTGTCGGACATGGTCCTGAGCGAGGTGCGGCGCACCTTCAACCCGGAGTTCATCAACCGGATCGACGAGATTATCGTGTTCGACGCGCTGTCGGATGATGACCTCCGGAAGATTCTGATGCTGCTGGTTGACCAGTTGAACGCGCACCTGCTCGACCGACGGCTCCGGATCCGGTTGCAGCCGGAAGTGGCCGACTGGATCATTGATGTGACGTGCAAGGACCGCTCCTACGGTGCGAGGCCGCTCCGGCGCGCGATCCAGCGGTATATCGAGGATCCGCTCTCGGAGGAACTGATTCGGGGACACCTGCGGGGAGGCGAGATCGAGGTCTTCCTCGACGGGGATACCCTGCGCTACCGGCCCGCGGGCACGGCCGACACCGGCCGCCCGCTGGCCTGA